A part of Lacibacter sp. H407 genomic DNA contains:
- a CDS encoding MFS transporter, which yields MESSSQKLSVKEKVGYSLGDLAANLVFQTLVTYLAYFYTDIYGLDTNHASALMLVVGLIAAFAFNPIIGAIADRTVSKWGKFRPWILFTAVPLGVIALLAFSTPDFSYKGKVIYAVVTYTLLLLLYAANNLPYSALSGVITGDMKERNSLSAYRFVAVMFAQFFVQVFMLPIIVAAGGGDKAVGIEKVMTWLAIIGTVMLLITFFTTKERIVPKPEQKSSLKEDLADIFKNKPWIIMLVLTILVFITLAMKGGSYVYYFENYVDKSRLTEFITPILNGFSNIGINFFGEDPVSAGFGLFNAGGIIFMIVGIGFSKRLADKYGKRDVFGVALVISTLFIFLFYFFSSTSVELMFGSQILHGFFYGITIPLLWAMIADVADYSEWKNNRRATAIIFSAMMVGLKTGLSVGNALLTWILGLFDYTANSETAQTATAIEGTKLLVSVFPSIPFLLGAGLLFFYEINKKMETQIENDLKARRA from the coding sequence ATGGAATCATCATCACAAAAATTATCAGTAAAAGAAAAAGTTGGGTATAGCTTGGGCGATCTTGCAGCTAACCTTGTATTTCAAACTCTCGTAACTTACCTGGCTTACTTCTATACAGATATTTACGGACTCGATACCAATCATGCATCGGCACTGATGTTGGTGGTAGGCTTGATTGCTGCGTTTGCATTTAATCCTATCATTGGTGCCATTGCAGACAGAACGGTTTCCAAGTGGGGAAAATTTCGTCCATGGATCTTGTTTACAGCTGTCCCTTTGGGTGTAATTGCACTACTTGCTTTCAGCACACCTGATTTTTCGTATAAGGGGAAAGTGATTTATGCAGTAGTTACTTACACGCTCTTGTTGTTATTGTATGCAGCCAACAATCTTCCTTACTCTGCATTGAGTGGTGTGATTACCGGCGATATGAAAGAACGCAACAGTTTATCGGCTTATCGATTTGTAGCGGTGATGTTTGCACAGTTTTTTGTACAGGTATTTATGCTGCCAATCATAGTAGCAGCTGGCGGAGGCGATAAAGCCGTTGGTATTGAAAAAGTAATGACGTGGCTAGCCATCATCGGAACCGTGATGTTACTTATTACTTTCTTCACAACCAAAGAGCGCATTGTACCAAAGCCGGAACAGAAATCAAGTTTAAAAGAAGATCTGGCAGATATCTTTAAAAACAAGCCTTGGATAATTATGTTGGTGTTGACCATCCTTGTGTTTATTACGCTGGCGATGAAAGGTGGTTCCTATGTTTACTATTTTGAAAATTACGTCGACAAAAGTCGTTTAACGGAATTTATCACACCCATCTTAAATGGTTTTTCGAATATTGGTATCAACTTTTTTGGTGAAGATCCTGTGTCAGCAGGTTTTGGTTTGTTTAATGCAGGCGGAATTATTTTCATGATTGTGGGCATTGGTTTTTCCAAACGTCTTGCAGATAAATATGGTAAACGGGATGTATTTGGAGTAGCCTTGGTTATTTCAACCCTGTTTATCTTTTTATTTTATTTCTTCTCATCAACCTCGGTTGAGCTGATGTTTGGTTCACAAATTTTGCATGGCTTTTTCTATGGCATCACGATTCCACTTCTATGGGCCATGATCGCTGATGTGGCCGATTACAGCGAATGGAAAAACAACCGTCGGGCAACCGCCATCATTTTCTCAGCCATGATGGTTGGGTTGAAAACAGGATTAAGTGTCGGCAATGCACTACTGACATGGATATTGGGACTGTTTGATTATACTGCCAACAGTGAAACGGCACAGACAGCAACGGCCATAGAAGGAACCAAACTGTTAGTGAGTGTATTCCCATCGATTCCTTTTTTACTTGGAGCAGGCTTGTTATTCTTTTATGAGATCAACAAGAAGATGGAGACTCAGATTGAAAACGATTTAAAAGCACGCCGGGCTTAA